Proteins from a genomic interval of Triplophysa dalaica isolate WHDGS20190420 chromosome 21, ASM1584641v1, whole genome shotgun sequence:
- the hesx1 gene encoding homeobox expressed in ES cells 1, with amino-acid sequence MASLTISAHQNNPMRRHSAFTIDSILGLDRPDQRTVLSAPYRPWSDVKPACQNRRIVADSDGSVDVRVNEDYSKSYSKSSGETYRRTLNWYIGRRPRTAFSSVQIKILESVFQVNSYPGIDIREELAEKLHLDEDRIQIWFQNRRAKLKRSHRESQFLMVKNVLGDLQTSREKQ; translated from the exons ATGGCCTCTCTTACCATCAGCGCGCACCAGAACAACCCGATGCGCAGACACTCCGCGTTCACCATCGACAGCATCCTTGGATTAGACAGACCTGATCAGAGAACAGTGTTATCTGCGCCTTATCGACCGTGGTCAG aCGTGAAACCTGCATGTCAGAACCGTCGCATTGTTGCAGACAGTGATGGTTCAGTTGATGTGAGAGTAAATGAAGATTACAGTAAATCTTACAGTAAATCATCAGGAGAGACATACAGAAGAACACTGAACTGGTACATCGGACGCAGGCCCAGGACAGCTTTCTCAAGTGTTCAG ATCAAGATACTGGAGAGTGTATTTCAGGTGAACTCATACCCTGGCATAGACATACGTGAAGAACTAGCAGAGAAACTACATCTGGATGAAGACAGAATTCAG ATTTGGTTCCAGAACAGGAGAGCGAAGCTGAAGCGTTCACACAGAGAATCTCAGTTTCTGATGGTGAAAAACGTCCTCGGTGATTTACAAACCAGCAGAGAAAAGCAGTGA
- the appl1 gene encoding DCC-interacting protein 13-alpha isoform X2, translating into MPGIDKLPIEETLEDSPQTRSLLGVFEEDAAAISGYFSQIFKAMQRIYDAQNELSAATHLTSKLLKDYEKQRFPLGGDDEVMSSTLLQFAKVIDELSSCHAVLSTQLADAMMFPITQFKERDLKEILTLKEVFQIASYDYDVAVNRYSRLSKRKENEKVKSEVMEDVYTSRKKQHQTMMHYFTVLNTLQYKKKMTLLEPLLGYMQAQISFFKLGSENLTQQWEDFLTDIGTSVQNVRREMDGEVEAMQQTILDMEQASDPLYMPDPDPSKIPVNRNLTRKAGYLNRRNKTGLVSSTWDRQYFFTQGGNLMSQSRGAVAGGLVLDIDNCSVMAVDCEDRRFCFQITSFDGKKAVILQADSRKDCEEWIATINNISKRIYLSENPEETAARVNQSALEAVTPSPSFQQRHESFRPNTQGGPRTARSGSQCSVGSESPVLSCLALDSLVAPDTPIQFDIISPVSEEHASQAKSGAQGRTNPFGELGGSQSEEREDSILHQLFIVRFLGSMEVKATENADVIYETMRQILAARAIHNIFRMTESHLLVTCDSLKLIDPQTQVTRLRFPLSSIVLCSTHQENKRLFGFVLQTAGGRVDGRPVTVCYVLESNNDGEKICDSVGLAKQIADHSEMDRKATQKQRDLEKVKEKQKEELNKQKQIEKDLEEQSRLIAASSRPNPPTADGQFVVLSNSPSEDSEIGEEGQKKRESEA; encoded by the exons ATGCCTGGAATCGACAAACTACCGATAGAAGAAACTCTGGAAGACAGTCCGCAG actCGCTCTCTGCTGGGCGTGTTTGAGGAAGACGCTGCCGCCATCTCCGGTTATTTCAGTCAGATCTTCAAAGCCATGCAGAGGATCTATGATGCCCAG AACGAACTGAGCGCAGCCACTCACCTGACCTCGAAATTGCTAAAGGATTATGAGAAGCAG CGTTTTCCTCTCGGGGGTGATGATGAGGTCATGAGCTCCACTCTGCTGCAGTTTGCCAAAGTCATCGATGAG CTCAGCTCGTGTCATGCGGTTCTGTCCACACAGCTGGCAGATGCCATGATGTTCCCCATCACACAGTTTAAAGAGAGGGACCTGAAAG AAATTCTCACGCTGAAGGAAGTGTTTCAGATTGCCAGTTATG ATTATGACGTGGCCGTAAACAGATACAGTCGTCTATCAAAGCGGAAGGAAAATGAGAAG GTGAAGTCTGAAGTGATGGAGGATGTCTATACCTCCAGGAAAAAGCAACACCAGACCATGATGCACTACTTCACCGTCCTCAACACGCTGCAGTACAAGAAGAAGATGACGCTGTTGGAGCCATTACTGGGATACATGCAGGCACAG ATCAGTTTTTTCAAACTGGGATCAGAGAACCTGACGCAGCAGTGGGAGGATTTTCTCACGGACATTGGAACCAGCGTACAGAA CGTCCGCAGGGAGATGGACGGCGAAGTTGAAGCGATGCAGCAGACGATTTTGGACATGGAACAGGCCAGCGATCCGCTCTACATGCCTGACCCCGACCCAAGCAAGATCCCAGTCAACCGCAACCTGACCCGCAAGGCCGGCTACCTCAACAGACGCAA TAAAACCGGTCTGGTTTCATCCACCTGGGACCGTCAGTACTTCTTCACTCAGGGAGGAAACCTCATGAGCCAATCGCGTGGTGCCGTGGCCGGAGGTCTGGTCTTGGACATCGATAACTGCTCCGTCATGGCAGTGGACTGCGAGGATCGGAGGTTCTGCTTCCAAATCACATCGTTCGATGGGAAGAA GGCGGTCATTTTACAGGCAGACAGCAGGAAAGACTGTGAGGAG TGGATTGCCACAATAAACAACATCTCCAAGAGGATATACCTCAGTGAGAATCCAGAG GAAACCGCCGCTCGTGTGAATCAATCTGCTCTGGAAGCCGTCACGCCATCTCCTTCATTCCAACAGCGTCACGAGAGCTTCAGACCAAACAC TCAAGGTGGACCCAGAACAGCCCGGTCGGGCAGTCAGTGCTCCGTCGGTTCCGAGTCACCGGTGCTGTCCTGTCTCGCTCTGGACTCGCTGGTGGCCCCAGACACGCCCATCCAGTTCGACATCATCTCACCCGTCAGCGAGGAACATGCGAGCCAGGCCAAGAGCGGCGCGCAGGGGAG GACCAACCCGTTTGGGGAGCTTGGAGGGTCACAGTCAGAAGAGAGAGAAG ACTCAATCCTGCATCAACTGTTCATCGTGAGGTTCTTGGGATCCATGGAGGTGAAGGCCACGGAGAACGCTGACGTCATCTATGAGACCATGAGACAGATCCTGGCAGCTCGGGCCATCCACAATATCTTCAGAATGACAGAGTCTCATCTCCTCGTCACGTGTGACTCTCTGAA actTATTGACCCTCAGACACAAGTCACAAGACTACGG TTTCCTCTCTCCAGTATCGTGCTGTGTTCAACCCATCAAGAAAACAAACGTTTGTTTGGTTTCGTGCTGCAGACGGCAGGAGGTCGAGTGGACGGACGCCCAGTCACCGTCTGCTATGTGCTTGAGTCTAACAATGATGGAGAAAAG ATCTGTGACAGTGTGGGACTGGCAAAGCAGATCGCTGATCACTCTGAGATG GACCGCAAAGCCACACAGAAACAGAGAGATTTAGAGAAAGTCAAAGAGAAACAGAAGGAGGAGctcaataaacagaaacagattGAAAAG GATCTTGAGGAACAAAGTCGTTTAATAGCCGCCTCCAGTCGGCCCAACCCACCGACCGCTGACGGACAGTTCGTAGTCCTTAGCAACAGCCCATCAGAAGACAGCGAAATAGGGGAAGAGGGGCAGAAAAAGCGCGAATCAGAGGCCTGA
- the appl1 gene encoding DCC-interacting protein 13-alpha isoform X1 encodes MPGIDKLPIEETLEDSPQTRSLLGVFEEDAAAISGYFSQIFKAMQRIYDAQNELSAATHLTSKLLKDYEKQRFPLGGDDEVMSSTLLQFAKVIDELSSCHAVLSTQLADAMMFPITQFKERDLKEILTLKEVFQIASYDYDVAVNRYSRLSKRKENEKVKSEVMEDVYTSRKKQHQTMMHYFTVLNTLQYKKKMTLLEPLLGYMQAQISFFKLGSENLTQQWEDFLTDIGTSVQNVRREMDGEVEAMQQTILDMEQASDPLYMPDPDPSKIPVNRNLTRKAGYLNRRNKTGLVSSTWDRQYFFTQGGNLMSQSRGAVAGGLVLDIDNCSVMAVDCEDRRFCFQITSFDGKKAVILQADSRKDCEEWIATINNISKRIYLSENPEETAARVNQSALEAVTPSPSFQQRHESFRPNTQGGPRTARSGSQCSVGSESPVLSCLALDSLVAPDTPIQFDIISPVSEEHASQAKSGAQGRRTNPFGELGGSQSEEREDSILHQLFIVRFLGSMEVKATENADVIYETMRQILAARAIHNIFRMTESHLLVTCDSLKLIDPQTQVTRLRFPLSSIVLCSTHQENKRLFGFVLQTAGGRVDGRPVTVCYVLESNNDGEKICDSVGLAKQIADHSEMDRKATQKQRDLEKVKEKQKEELNKQKQIEKDLEEQSRLIAASSRPNPPTADGQFVVLSNSPSEDSEIGEEGQKKRESEA; translated from the exons ATGCCTGGAATCGACAAACTACCGATAGAAGAAACTCTGGAAGACAGTCCGCAG actCGCTCTCTGCTGGGCGTGTTTGAGGAAGACGCTGCCGCCATCTCCGGTTATTTCAGTCAGATCTTCAAAGCCATGCAGAGGATCTATGATGCCCAG AACGAACTGAGCGCAGCCACTCACCTGACCTCGAAATTGCTAAAGGATTATGAGAAGCAG CGTTTTCCTCTCGGGGGTGATGATGAGGTCATGAGCTCCACTCTGCTGCAGTTTGCCAAAGTCATCGATGAG CTCAGCTCGTGTCATGCGGTTCTGTCCACACAGCTGGCAGATGCCATGATGTTCCCCATCACACAGTTTAAAGAGAGGGACCTGAAAG AAATTCTCACGCTGAAGGAAGTGTTTCAGATTGCCAGTTATG ATTATGACGTGGCCGTAAACAGATACAGTCGTCTATCAAAGCGGAAGGAAAATGAGAAG GTGAAGTCTGAAGTGATGGAGGATGTCTATACCTCCAGGAAAAAGCAACACCAGACCATGATGCACTACTTCACCGTCCTCAACACGCTGCAGTACAAGAAGAAGATGACGCTGTTGGAGCCATTACTGGGATACATGCAGGCACAG ATCAGTTTTTTCAAACTGGGATCAGAGAACCTGACGCAGCAGTGGGAGGATTTTCTCACGGACATTGGAACCAGCGTACAGAA CGTCCGCAGGGAGATGGACGGCGAAGTTGAAGCGATGCAGCAGACGATTTTGGACATGGAACAGGCCAGCGATCCGCTCTACATGCCTGACCCCGACCCAAGCAAGATCCCAGTCAACCGCAACCTGACCCGCAAGGCCGGCTACCTCAACAGACGCAA TAAAACCGGTCTGGTTTCATCCACCTGGGACCGTCAGTACTTCTTCACTCAGGGAGGAAACCTCATGAGCCAATCGCGTGGTGCCGTGGCCGGAGGTCTGGTCTTGGACATCGATAACTGCTCCGTCATGGCAGTGGACTGCGAGGATCGGAGGTTCTGCTTCCAAATCACATCGTTCGATGGGAAGAA GGCGGTCATTTTACAGGCAGACAGCAGGAAAGACTGTGAGGAG TGGATTGCCACAATAAACAACATCTCCAAGAGGATATACCTCAGTGAGAATCCAGAG GAAACCGCCGCTCGTGTGAATCAATCTGCTCTGGAAGCCGTCACGCCATCTCCTTCATTCCAACAGCGTCACGAGAGCTTCAGACCAAACAC TCAAGGTGGACCCAGAACAGCCCGGTCGGGCAGTCAGTGCTCCGTCGGTTCCGAGTCACCGGTGCTGTCCTGTCTCGCTCTGGACTCGCTGGTGGCCCCAGACACGCCCATCCAGTTCGACATCATCTCACCCGTCAGCGAGGAACATGCGAGCCAGGCCAAGAGCGGCGCGCAGGGGAG AAGGACCAACCCGTTTGGGGAGCTTGGAGGGTCACAGTCAGAAGAGAGAGAAG ACTCAATCCTGCATCAACTGTTCATCGTGAGGTTCTTGGGATCCATGGAGGTGAAGGCCACGGAGAACGCTGACGTCATCTATGAGACCATGAGACAGATCCTGGCAGCTCGGGCCATCCACAATATCTTCAGAATGACAGAGTCTCATCTCCTCGTCACGTGTGACTCTCTGAA actTATTGACCCTCAGACACAAGTCACAAGACTACGG TTTCCTCTCTCCAGTATCGTGCTGTGTTCAACCCATCAAGAAAACAAACGTTTGTTTGGTTTCGTGCTGCAGACGGCAGGAGGTCGAGTGGACGGACGCCCAGTCACCGTCTGCTATGTGCTTGAGTCTAACAATGATGGAGAAAAG ATCTGTGACAGTGTGGGACTGGCAAAGCAGATCGCTGATCACTCTGAGATG GACCGCAAAGCCACACAGAAACAGAGAGATTTAGAGAAAGTCAAAGAGAAACAGAAGGAGGAGctcaataaacagaaacagattGAAAAG GATCTTGAGGAACAAAGTCGTTTAATAGCCGCCTCCAGTCGGCCCAACCCACCGACCGCTGACGGACAGTTCGTAGTCCTTAGCAACAGCCCATCAGAAGACAGCGAAATAGGGGAAGAGGGGCAGAAAAAGCGCGAATCAGAGGCCTGA
- the asb14a gene encoding dynein axonemal heavy chain 12 isoform X1, with protein sequence MTSILYHRHRREDQKVMDLETSGGIFDEDVATQFMIGQSLLEGHKQSELKKSEVSCNIPVSPEREKIFNAIKHGDEASLRKLTVHQRAFSEEDNTGFIPLHEAAAQSNQNILEITLIASPVVSKDRRTRRGKTPLFLAVEKGLLDNVCFLLDNGCCPDTRDVEEDSPLIVAIRNSHYDIVKHLLNFNARVNQEGAHRRTPLHEATRLGLRDFVDLLLKYGAHPDPKSVYGLTPLALAAQAGHLDIVRTLIQRGADVQSQAQDSATILFEASASGNPDVISLLLEYGADANVPKHTGHLPIHRVAHRGHVKALSLLIPVTSCEAVDDSGISPLHSAAAGGHTKCLELLLTAGYDPNFMLYPWVRRNYDDKRQSALYFAVSNDDVASTRVLLEAGAMPNQDPVKCLQLALRLGNYELINTLLRYGANVNYFCRVNTTHFPSALQYALKDEVVLRMLCNYGYNVNRCFDCPYGENSHVPHGYEGWSDSVIKDTLFCEVISVSWLKHLSGNLVRIMLNYVDHVRFCSKLKAVIMEQKQWPEICHIQENVRCLQHLCRLKIRSCLGRLRLRAPVFMSFLPLPDRLKQYILYKEYDLYSQQSQTQSR encoded by the exons ATGACATCTATCCTCTATCATCGCCACAGAAGAGAAGATCAGAAGGTCATGGATCTGGAAACATCCGGAGGGATTTTCGATGAGGATGTTGCAACCCAGTTCATGATCGGACAAAGTTTACTGGAGGGCCACAAGCAAAGCGAGTTGAAGAAGTCTGAAGTTAGCTGTAACATTCCGGTCagcccagagagagagaagatttTCAATGCTATTAAACATG GTGATGAAGCTTCCCTCCGGAAGCTCACGGTTCACCAGCGTGCGTTCAGTGAAGAGGATAACACAGGTTTCATTCCTCTACATGAGGCGGCAGCCCAGAGCAACCAGAACATCCTCGAGATCACATTGATCG CCTCTCCTGTGGTGTCAAAGGACAGAAGGACACGTCGGGGTAAAACGCCTCTTTTCTTAGCGGTGGAGAAGGGTCTTCTAGACAACGTCTGTTTTCTGTTGGACAACGGCTGTTGTCCGGATACCCGGGATGTAGAGGAAGACTCACCTCTGATTGTAG CCATTAGGAACAGCCATTACGACATAGTAAAGCATCTGCTTAACTTCAATGCCAGAGTTAACCAAGAGGGGGCGCACCGCAGAACCCCCCTGCATGAGGCCACCCGGCTGGGTCTGAGGGATTTTGTGGATTTGTTGTTGAAGTATGGGGCTCATCCTGACCCCAAGAGCGTATACGGCCTGACACCTTTGGCATTGGCAGCACAGGCCGGACATCTGGACATCGTTCGGACACTCATCCAGAGAG GTGCTGATGTGCAGTCTCAGGCTCAGGACAGCGCTACGATCCTGTTCGAGGCGTCTGCTTCAGGAAACCCTGATGTGATCTCTTTACTGCTGGAGTACGGAGCTGACGCTAATGTACCAAAACACACCGGACATCTCCCCATCCACAGAGTGGCCCACCGCGGGCATGTCAA GGCTCTGTCTCTTCTGATACCCGTGACCTCGTGTGAAGCTGTGGATGACAGTGGGATCAGTCCTCTACATTCAGCAGCCGCTGGTGGACACACAAAGTGTCTGGAGTTGCTCCTCACCGCTGGTTACGACCCCAACTTCATGCTGTACCCATGGGTACGTCGTAACTATGACGACAAGCGGCAGTCCGCCCTGTACTTCGCCGTGTCAAATGACGACGTTGCCTCCACCAGAGTTCTGCTGGAGGCCGGGGCCATGCCCAACCAGGACCCGGTCAAATGCCTCCAGTTGGCGCTTCGTCTGGGCAACTATGAGCTTATCAACACGCTGCTTCGATATGGTGCCAACGTCAATTACTTCTGCCGGGTGAACACAACTCACTTCCCCTCGGCGTTACAGTACGCCCTAAAGGATGAGGTGGTGCTCCGGATGCTGTGTAACTATGGTTACAATGTGAATCGATGCTTTGACTGTCCGTACGGAGAGAACTCTCACGTGCCTCATGGTTATGAAGGCTGGAGTGATTCGGTCATTAAAGATACTCTG TTCTGCGAAGTCATCTCAGTCTCCTGGCTGAAGCATCTCTCAGGGAATTTGGTGCGAATCATGCTGAACTACGTCGATCACGTGAGGTTTTGTTCTAAACTGAAGGCCGTCATCATGGAACAGAAACAGTGGCCAGAAATCTGTCACATTCAAG AGAACGTCAGATGTTTGCAGCATCTCTGTCGGCTGAAGATCAGGAGCTGCTTGGGTCGGCTGCGTTTACGAGCTCCAGTTTTCATGAGCTTTCTTCCTCTGCCAGACCGACTGAAACAATACATCTTATACAAAGAATATGATCTTTACAGCCAGCAGAGTCAAACTCAAAGCAGATGA
- the asb14a gene encoding dynein axonemal heavy chain 12 isoform X2 — protein MDLETSGGIFDEDVATQFMIGQSLLEGHKQSELKKSEVSCNIPVSPEREKIFNAIKHGDEASLRKLTVHQRAFSEEDNTGFIPLHEAAAQSNQNILEITLIASPVVSKDRRTRRGKTPLFLAVEKGLLDNVCFLLDNGCCPDTRDVEEDSPLIVAIRNSHYDIVKHLLNFNARVNQEGAHRRTPLHEATRLGLRDFVDLLLKYGAHPDPKSVYGLTPLALAAQAGHLDIVRTLIQRGADVQSQAQDSATILFEASASGNPDVISLLLEYGADANVPKHTGHLPIHRVAHRGHVKALSLLIPVTSCEAVDDSGISPLHSAAAGGHTKCLELLLTAGYDPNFMLYPWVRRNYDDKRQSALYFAVSNDDVASTRVLLEAGAMPNQDPVKCLQLALRLGNYELINTLLRYGANVNYFCRVNTTHFPSALQYALKDEVVLRMLCNYGYNVNRCFDCPYGENSHVPHGYEGWSDSVIKDTLFCEVISVSWLKHLSGNLVRIMLNYVDHVRFCSKLKAVIMEQKQWPEICHIQENVRCLQHLCRLKIRSCLGRLRLRAPVFMSFLPLPDRLKQYILYKEYDLYSQQSQTQSR, from the exons ATGGATCTGGAAACATCCGGAGGGATTTTCGATGAGGATGTTGCAACCCAGTTCATGATCGGACAAAGTTTACTGGAGGGCCACAAGCAAAGCGAGTTGAAGAAGTCTGAAGTTAGCTGTAACATTCCGGTCagcccagagagagagaagatttTCAATGCTATTAAACATG GTGATGAAGCTTCCCTCCGGAAGCTCACGGTTCACCAGCGTGCGTTCAGTGAAGAGGATAACACAGGTTTCATTCCTCTACATGAGGCGGCAGCCCAGAGCAACCAGAACATCCTCGAGATCACATTGATCG CCTCTCCTGTGGTGTCAAAGGACAGAAGGACACGTCGGGGTAAAACGCCTCTTTTCTTAGCGGTGGAGAAGGGTCTTCTAGACAACGTCTGTTTTCTGTTGGACAACGGCTGTTGTCCGGATACCCGGGATGTAGAGGAAGACTCACCTCTGATTGTAG CCATTAGGAACAGCCATTACGACATAGTAAAGCATCTGCTTAACTTCAATGCCAGAGTTAACCAAGAGGGGGCGCACCGCAGAACCCCCCTGCATGAGGCCACCCGGCTGGGTCTGAGGGATTTTGTGGATTTGTTGTTGAAGTATGGGGCTCATCCTGACCCCAAGAGCGTATACGGCCTGACACCTTTGGCATTGGCAGCACAGGCCGGACATCTGGACATCGTTCGGACACTCATCCAGAGAG GTGCTGATGTGCAGTCTCAGGCTCAGGACAGCGCTACGATCCTGTTCGAGGCGTCTGCTTCAGGAAACCCTGATGTGATCTCTTTACTGCTGGAGTACGGAGCTGACGCTAATGTACCAAAACACACCGGACATCTCCCCATCCACAGAGTGGCCCACCGCGGGCATGTCAA GGCTCTGTCTCTTCTGATACCCGTGACCTCGTGTGAAGCTGTGGATGACAGTGGGATCAGTCCTCTACATTCAGCAGCCGCTGGTGGACACACAAAGTGTCTGGAGTTGCTCCTCACCGCTGGTTACGACCCCAACTTCATGCTGTACCCATGGGTACGTCGTAACTATGACGACAAGCGGCAGTCCGCCCTGTACTTCGCCGTGTCAAATGACGACGTTGCCTCCACCAGAGTTCTGCTGGAGGCCGGGGCCATGCCCAACCAGGACCCGGTCAAATGCCTCCAGTTGGCGCTTCGTCTGGGCAACTATGAGCTTATCAACACGCTGCTTCGATATGGTGCCAACGTCAATTACTTCTGCCGGGTGAACACAACTCACTTCCCCTCGGCGTTACAGTACGCCCTAAAGGATGAGGTGGTGCTCCGGATGCTGTGTAACTATGGTTACAATGTGAATCGATGCTTTGACTGTCCGTACGGAGAGAACTCTCACGTGCCTCATGGTTATGAAGGCTGGAGTGATTCGGTCATTAAAGATACTCTG TTCTGCGAAGTCATCTCAGTCTCCTGGCTGAAGCATCTCTCAGGGAATTTGGTGCGAATCATGCTGAACTACGTCGATCACGTGAGGTTTTGTTCTAAACTGAAGGCCGTCATCATGGAACAGAAACAGTGGCCAGAAATCTGTCACATTCAAG AGAACGTCAGATGTTTGCAGCATCTCTGTCGGCTGAAGATCAGGAGCTGCTTGGGTCGGCTGCGTTTACGAGCTCCAGTTTTCATGAGCTTTCTTCCTCTGCCAGACCGACTGAAACAATACATCTTATACAAAGAATATGATCTTTACAGCCAGCAGAGTCAAACTCAAAGCAGATGA
- the rps23 gene encoding 40S ribosomal protein S23, with protein MGKCRGLRTARKLRNHRREQKWHDKQYKKAHLGTALKANPFGGASHAKGIVLEKVGVEAKQPNSAIRKCVRVQLIKNGKKITAFVPNDGCLNFIEENDEVLVAGFGRKGHAVGDIPGVRFKVVKVANVSLMALYKGKKERPRS; from the exons ATGG GCAAGTGTCGTGGACTGCGTACTGCTAGGAAGCTGCGGAACCACCGCCGTGAGCAGAAGTGGCATGATAAACAATACAAGAAGGCTCATTTGGGTACAGCTTTGAAGGCTAACCCCTTCGGTGGAGCTTCTCACGCTAAAGGAATCGTGCTTGAGAAAGT TGGTGTTGAAGCCAAGCAGCCCAACTCTGCCATCAGAAAGTGCGTCAGAGTCCAGCTGATCAAGAACGGCAAGAAGATCACAGCTTTCGTCCCCAACGATGGCTGCTTGAACTTCATTGAG GAAAACGATGAGGTTCTGGTTGCTGGATTCGGTCGTAAGGGACATGCCGTGGGTGATATCCCTGGTGTACGTTTCAAGGTAGTCAAGGTGGCCAACGTGTCTCTTATGGCCCTGTACAAAGGCAAGAAGGAGAGACCCAGATCGTAA
- the atp6ap1la gene encoding ATPase H+ transporting accessory protein 1 like a, translating into MASLWIPMFLALFSFIFLQISSSYEQLSAFVEGSSDEPPSQDIKENGVGGDALAFEVRLRRAQQPYGRHPHAPSRRRLLQIPGAMPYSPLSVAHNGKTCILFRARKLAIRYRNHSLVDLTDRTFGPDTTVDTKGSFCSKDKAILNLRYGDVEDLRGLSIRLQMSNTFYESAGQNWFTLDNVYIHYNWTYEAMFNATDVYAPSINSYHCQHVSSLQKYDTLLVPSAGTDHAANWHITFTDFQIQAFNLHSSKFASASDCATFFTPAILMGLITSLILLLVLAYALHMVVHLKHIDRYEEHKTTVYFPRSTEAECTEKNSS; encoded by the exons ATGGCATCACTGTGGATCCCAATGTTTCTTgccttgttttcttttattttcctgCAGATATCTTCGTCTTATGAACAGCTGTCTGCCTTTGTGGAAGGGAG CTCAGATGAGCCTCCATCTCAAGACATCAAAGAAA ATGGCGTCGGCGGTGATGCTTTGGCGTTTGAAGTTCGTCTCAGACGAGCTCAGCAG CCGTATGGACGGCACCCGCACGCTCCATCACGCAGGAGATTGCTTCAGATTCCAGGAGCGATGCCGTACTCTCCTCTGAGTGTGGCGCACAACGGAAAAACCTGCATCCTCTTCAGAGCCCGCAAACTGGCCATCAGGTACAGGAATCACAGTTTAGTGGACCTCACGGACAGAACCTTCGGCCCCGATACAACAGTGGACACCAAAGGGTCTTTCTGCAGTAAAGATAAAGCCAT ACTCAATCTACGTTATGGTGATGTAGAAGACCTCAGAGGCCTCTCCATCAG GCTACAAATGTCAAACACGTTCTACGAGTCGGCCGGGCAGAACTGGTTCACTCTCGATAACGTTTACATCCACTACAACTGGACATACGAGGCCATGTTTAACGCCACAGATGTGTACGCGCCTTCCATCAACTCCTACCACTGCCAGCATGTTAGCAGTCTCCAGAAATACGACACGCTGCTGGTGCCCAGCGCCGGCACGGACCACGCCGCAAACTGGCACATAACGTTCACAGACTTCCAG ATTCAAGCGTTCAACCTTCATTCCAGTAAGTTTGCGTCGGCCAGCGACTGCGCCACGTTCTTCACCCCAGCGATCCTCATGGGTCTGATCACGTCTCTGATCCTGCTGCTGGTGTTGGCGTACGCTCTGCACATGGTGGTCCATCTGAAGCACATCGACCGGTACGAGGAGCACAAGACCACCGTCTACTTCCCTCGCAGCACAGAAGCTGAGTGCACAGAGAAGAACAGCTCCTAG